In Rissa tridactyla isolate bRisTri1 chromosome 21, bRisTri1.patW.cur.20221130, whole genome shotgun sequence, the genomic window TCAGGCAGTCTCTTTCCACTGCCGCCGCGCTGCTCGCAGGGAAGGCAGCGGGGTCTCACGTTCAGGAAAAAAGGCGCtccctgggttttggggttgCACAGTGCAACCAAGGTGTCTGTCCCATGTGTCCCGGGTTCAGGGGGCTTATGGGACTCTGCAACTGCTCCCACAACCAGTGAAATGCAGACTGAGTTTCAAAATGAGAGGAAAAGCCTGCCACAAGTTTGCACTCCAGGTCTTCTTCCTGACCTGCACACACCTGTGGTCATAAAAAATAactattgcttttttcttccatgtaGCGTGAAAGATGACAACAAAGTCACAGGATGGAAACTGACAGGGTATTGCCTCTGTCACCACATTCCCAGTAACACTGACATCTGCTCTGTCCCCCATAGGCACATATGGACATACAGGTAGCAGAAGTGAAAATCCCCCGTCACTGCAGTGACAGTGCATGGGTGAAGCGCTGCAGCCGCTGCGGGAGCTCTGCTGGTCTTGGTGCGTACAAGAGTGAGGGGATCCCTCCTGCTAACAGCCCCTCGCTCTGCTTGCAGTGCATGGAGCTGCGCTCGGAGCTGGAGGCCCTGAGCGAGGAGTACCGCTCCTGCCTGACCAGGCTGCGCCAGTGCCGGGACGAGCTCAACCACTTCCAGAGCAAGCAGGCAAAGGTGGGAGGCATTCCTCGCCCCGACTCCCAGTGCTTCCGGACCGAGGCTGTGGATTGGTCTGGGGAAAATTCCTGCATTTATTTGTGCAGTGCAGAAAGATGAATGACATGTTTGCTAAGGATGAGATGAGAAGTTTCTTCTCCCCACCAATTTCCTAGTAACACTTGTTTCTCCTTGCAGAGACGGCGCGGGCACTGGATCCCTCTCCTGGTGGCAGTGATAGCAATGGCCATAGCCACCTTCCTCGCAACTTACAGACCATGAAGGACCTTCTCGATGACTGACCTCACTGCAGGAACTGACTTCTGCTTCACCAGCAGCAACACACCCTCGCTGCAGTGCACCTTCTGCTGTTTCCTACTTGTTTGGTTCATATCCTGAGCTGGTCTCACTCCAAACTCCCACAGCTCCAATAAAAGCTGGGAGATCTTCCCTTTCTTTGGCTGCTTTGGTTATTCTGCGTCAGTTGAAGTTTGTGCTGCCCAGTCCCCGTGGCGCTGAGGGACAAAGccactccagctgctgctgttggggcTCATGGTGGGCAGGAGGGACAAGGGCATCCCGTGCCCTTGGGATCCAGCCTCCCTGATTTTCATGCCCGGCAACTGAGAGGACTACATAATTGTCTTCCTTTATTTATTCCTCCCTAAATGCAAGATATTCAACCCTGGACCATCTCTACTAGTGCCTGACAAAGAAACCCAGCTCAGGGAGGCTTTTTAGCACAGTCCTCGTGGGCCCAGTTCAGCCAACCACTCTGTGAGCCTGTCTCGTGGCCAAGCGTTCCCACAGCCACCTCCGCTTCCCCTCCACTGCCAGCACCAGACATGAGTTTTAAGCCCCTTTTGGAGCTGTACTGTCCAGCTGTTACGGTAGCAATTGCCCCTCGTCCAAGCGCAGGCTCAGCTATGAGGCGGTGCGTGACACCACGTTGCACAAGTAGTAAATATGATATGGAGCCTACTTCACAAATTCAAAATGCTGTGGCATTCAAATTTTTTATTAATCCTCAGCTGTTCGCAGTAAATAAATACACCCTGACTTTATAAGGCACACTGCAGTGAGGACggaggctgcagagcagctgtgagcACGCACATCCACATGCTGGTCTTCTGGGCAGTTCCCGTGTTTGATTTGCAACTGGCCTACGAGGTCTGGGGCCTGAGATCGTCACAGTTCAGCCTTTGGCGCTCAGGGGCCTCTTGAGAGCCTCAGTAGGCCACACACAGAGGAACTGATCTCTTGCTTTGGTCCCTGATGCAAATGAGAAATAGGCCAACAAAGTCTGAGTTTGTATTTTACAAGGCAACTGCTGGAAGAGACACCACCTCGCAAGAAATGCAGAGATCTACAAAGTCACTCTGCGTGCTGAAGGCTTCCTTCAGCTCACCGCACCAAGTGTCCAGCACCTCCTTCAGCTCTGTGCAGAGGCTCTCCGGGATGCTGAAGGAGTAGATCTGGACCCTGAGACCATCCCTTATCCTGGGGCAGGAGGCCTGGACCGTGAACACCCTCAGCGGCGTCATCCCCAGGCAGTTCTCAGCACCCTCCTCCGCAGCGAAGGTGTACGCCGCCGGGTAGCCCAGCAGCACCCCGACGATGGTGCAGAGGTTCCAGCCTGTGGGGACAACCTCGCTGGAGGACACAGGGCTGGTAGCAGTGGCCTCGGCGGCCTCTAGATGGGCGAGGAGGGCGGTGAGGTGGCCCCTGATGGCCTCGGCTTCCACTGGCCCGCAGAGAGCCGGGCACTGCTGCCCTGCTGAGACATCCATGAAGGGCGCAGGGTGGGCGCGCAGCACGGCCGCCAGCCTCTGCTGGGCCAGCCCCGGGTGCAGCAGCAGGGCCCAGCCCTTCATGCCCAACAAGTGCAGGCGCCGCGGGGCCAGCCCGGCCTCCATTAAGCGGTCCAGGTACCGCCGCAGCTCggcgggccccgccgcgccgcagTCGTACAGCAGGGCCGGCTtcagccccgccgccaccgccagcACCTCCCCGGCTAACTGCAGGGCCCGGGCCGCCGGCAACCGCCACCGCCGTCCGGCACCCAGCTCCTCCCGAGCCGCCGCCACCAGCCGCGGCGCCGACAGGGCGCTGCCCGCCGGggcctccgcctcctccccggCCGCCGGGCCCATGGCCGCCGTACGCTGAAAAGAAGCCACCGCCGGGCCTAAAGCTTCCGGGGCGGCCTCGGCGCTGGCGTGGGCGGTGATCCGGGGGCGGAGCGGTTGGGTCACGCCTGGAAAGGCCGCTCCGCCCCGGTCTAGGCCTGGGTCCGGGCCCGCCCGAGCCGAGCAGCCTTCGCGGGCGGGCCCGGGCCTCAAGGGGGAAGCAGGCCGCTGCCCTTCCCCTCAGCTTTCAGAGTGTGTTTTCCGCCTCAGGTGTTTATTTTACACATATATGCGTGTTtgttgtgtgtatacatacatattaaataaaaattaaaaaagcacacTGGAAGAAGTGCCAGGCTCCCATCTACAAAGCAGctaaagagagaaataaagctaGACACAGCAATATTCTCCAGGTGGTTTTAATAGAGCACAGATTAATTCCCCCCCATCTAATGATCAAGTATTTATATACAATGTTATCAATAgcggattaaaaaaaattttacagaatTGAAAATCTGATTCATACGGcaaacagctgaaaacaggaGCCAGAGGTATTCCTGCAATCCCCTCTGTTTTAAACACTTTGAAACCAAAAGCACCACGGACTGCTGAAAGTGAATCCGATGACCAGATTTACAGATTTTATTCAGATTTAGGCAAGGCACTCGTTAAGAAACACTTTTCCATATGTACAACATGAGAAGccatggggcagagcagagggccTGTCACTGTGCGGGGAGCGGCTGGGCCATGTGCATGGCGGGGGCCTGCATGGGCCACCCCTCCTGGTGGTTCTGCAGCAGGCGATACAGCTGCTTCAGGTGGGCCACGATGTTGTCCTTGATGTCGGGCGTAGAGATCTGGAGCCGCACACTGCCGCTGTCAAAGGAGCGCGTGAAGTCACCGGAAAACATTTCGTAGATCATCCGGGCCACAACTGGAATGACCTgtttaaaaagtcaatttttttagCCTAACGGTCGCATGGTATATTCCTGTTATTTTGCAGAAATCCCCTGCCCTGCATGCAAGGGATGGTTTCCACAATAACCTGAAGCGCACTCGCAGACCGAAGCTATTTGGCACACGTAGTGTTTGTTATTTGCCATGACAAAACCCACCAGCCCTGTTGGGATTTCCCGGTGTCAGTAACCGCAACAGAGAAGAACAGGTCTCTGGTATCCGTGGGCATTGATCCAGAGCCAACGCACGGCCCAGCAAGGCTGGCGCATGTCACTTCAGCTCTTACCTGAACCACAATCAGCTTCCTCTCCCTGGGTTTTCCATCAGGCCATTCTTCTCCAAAACAGAAGTAGATCTCATATGGTGGCTGTTTCTCAATTTGTCCTTTCTGATGGGCAATGAGCtctaggaagaaaagcagaacacTGTGGGGTTGTCCTCTTCATTTAGAAACACTCATCACATCCCACCTCATTATATCATCCCAGATCTTACCTACACACTGTCCTTTGCCAGAGCCACATCTTACACGTACACAATTACAGCTCGTTTCTTTAACAGCAATGCCCACCAATGTTTTCCGGAGCATTAAATGAGTGCACATTCACTTCCTTCTGATGCGCACCTGCTCCATGGCCACTGAAGGCGGGGAAGCAGTGGCCCCTACCCAGGCTCCATGCAAGAGCACACTAACAGGTGGATCCAGTCTGAGACCCAGTGCAGACCACCCTTTCCAATAGTGCCACCAAGTGCACAGACCACTATGCAAAGCTATTTTCTAGAAGCAGAAGCT contains:
- the C21H1orf74 gene encoding UPF0739 protein C1orf74 homolog, producing the protein MGPAAGEEAEAPAGSALSAPRLVAAAREELGAGRRWRLPAARALQLAGEVLAVAAGLKPALLYDCGAAGPAELRRYLDRLMEAGLAPRRLHLLGMKGWALLLHPGLAQQRLAAVLRAHPAPFMDVSAGQQCPALCGPVEAEAIRGHLTALLAHLEAAEATATSPVSSSEVVPTGWNLCTIVGVLLGYPAAYTFAAEEGAENCLGMTPLRVFTVQASCPRIRDGLRVQIYSFSIPESLCTELKEVLDTWCGELKEAFSTQSDFVDLCISCEVVSLPAVAL